The following coding sequences lie in one Pseudomonas syringae CC1557 genomic window:
- a CDS encoding tyrosine-type recombinase/integrase, translating to MKRTEIKRRPLADTVLAALEPEAKEYRETYGVDRLYFVVSPSGRKRWELRFKKPDGKWGWHGLGSYPEVTTKKAREKAFEAQKLAASGVDPVAHKAASRASKTAVTANTFKAAADLWLHKKMADGRAEKTVKGMRGALDNDILPALGDKPLDQISRSDCAKLQASIEKRGAHNTSEKVRVWVNQIFGLAIAMGMTENNPASNLVDIAAKAPEETQYPHLMEAELPEFLQALRQSQSGAIVKAAAWLTVWTASRPGMTRWAEWAEFDLEKGLWSVPGAKMKMGRDHVVPLPIQAVDLIKDLHRITGRSRYLFPSSGQKVPVISDATINKCFALIGYKGRMTGHGTRHTCSTLLNEHGWREEWIEAHLAHKKTGIKGVYDKAVYLRQRQQMVQWYADYLDSLEKGMTNELEENFRSIAKGMAR from the coding sequence ATGAAACGGACTGAAATCAAGCGTCGGCCGCTCGCTGACACCGTGCTTGCAGCGCTCGAACCAGAAGCCAAGGAGTACCGGGAAACCTACGGTGTGGACCGTCTGTATTTCGTGGTCAGCCCGTCCGGACGCAAGCGGTGGGAGTTGAGATTCAAGAAGCCCGACGGCAAATGGGGGTGGCACGGACTTGGCTCGTACCCTGAAGTGACCACAAAAAAAGCCAGAGAGAAGGCTTTCGAGGCTCAGAAGCTTGCGGCCAGCGGGGTCGATCCGGTTGCGCACAAGGCAGCCTCTCGAGCATCCAAAACGGCTGTGACTGCCAACACGTTCAAAGCTGCTGCCGATCTGTGGCTGCACAAGAAAATGGCGGACGGCCGGGCAGAAAAGACCGTGAAGGGGATGCGGGGCGCGCTTGATAACGACATCCTCCCAGCCCTTGGCGATAAGCCGCTGGATCAGATATCGCGGTCTGACTGCGCGAAGCTGCAGGCGTCCATCGAAAAGCGCGGCGCCCACAACACATCGGAAAAGGTTCGCGTGTGGGTCAACCAGATATTTGGCTTGGCCATCGCAATGGGGATGACAGAGAACAACCCGGCCAGCAACCTGGTGGACATCGCAGCAAAGGCGCCAGAGGAAACCCAGTACCCGCACCTAATGGAAGCTGAGCTACCTGAATTCCTTCAGGCTCTGCGGCAGTCGCAGAGCGGTGCAATCGTCAAGGCTGCAGCATGGCTCACCGTCTGGACCGCATCACGGCCAGGGATGACCAGATGGGCGGAGTGGGCGGAGTTCGATCTGGAGAAGGGGCTGTGGAGCGTTCCGGGTGCCAAGATGAAGATGGGGCGTGATCATGTGGTGCCGCTGCCGATCCAGGCAGTGGATCTGATCAAGGACCTGCACAGGATCACAGGTCGATCCCGATACCTGTTCCCGTCCAGCGGGCAAAAGGTCCCGGTGATATCTGACGCGACTATAAACAAATGCTTTGCTCTGATCGGCTACAAGGGGCGCATGACAGGCCACGGCACACGGCACACTTGCAGCACGCTGCTGAACGAGCATGGTTGGAGGGAGGAGTGGATAGAGGCGCATTTGGCGCACAAGAAGACAGGTATCAAGGGTGTGTACGATAAGGCAGTTTACTTGCGCCAGCGCCAGCAGATGGTGCAGTGGTACGCGGACTACCTTGATAGTCTGGAGAAGGGAATGACGAATGAGCTTGAAGAAAACTTCAGATCGATTGCAAAAGGAATGGCACGATGA
- a CDS encoding DUF2514 domain-containing protein: MKALPWRAVGLMLILLALAAALYGAYRHGVTVTDLAWQAKWAKQVSAQSEAVATSTAEYRTEEQRRQKAANQVANDARQEQTAALTDAGVADDAGDRLRVEAGKLAATASCAPGDTGPAERGKAATRAAMVLSDLLGRADARAGELAKAYDKSRIAGLACNRFVDELSKTTNSARP, translated from the coding sequence GTGAAGGCCTTGCCGTGGAGGGCGGTGGGTTTGATGCTGATTCTGCTTGCGCTGGCCGCTGCGTTGTACGGGGCATATCGGCACGGCGTGACCGTTACCGATCTGGCCTGGCAGGCGAAGTGGGCAAAGCAGGTCAGTGCCCAATCCGAAGCGGTGGCCACCTCGACCGCCGAGTACCGAACTGAAGAGCAACGCCGCCAGAAAGCGGCCAACCAGGTGGCAAATGATGCGAGACAAGAACAGACCGCTGCGCTTACTGATGCTGGTGTCGCTGACGATGCTGGTGACCGGCTGCGCGTCGAAGCCGGAAAACTGGCAGCCACTGCAAGTTGCGCCCCCGGTGATACCGGCCCTGCCGAACGAGGCAAGGCAGCCACCCGCGCCGCTATGGTGCTCTCCGACCTGCTCGGCAGGGCTGACGCGCGAGCGGGAGAGCTGGCAAAGGCTTATGACAAGTCCCGAATAGCCGGACTGGCGTGTAACCGCTTTGTTGATGAGCTATCCAAAACCACCAATTCAGCTAGGCCGTAG
- a CDS encoding glycoside hydrolase family 19 protein produces MPITTQQLLLILPNAGQKAGVFAPVLNTAMSKYQIVTRLRIAAFIAQVGHESGQLRYVRELWGPTPQQLGYEGRKNLGNTVAGDGSKFRGRGLIQVTGRANYADCGEALGLDLISHPELLELPQHAAMSAAWFWHWAALNTLADKGDFLTITKRINGGTNGLADRQALYARALEVLA; encoded by the coding sequence ATGCCCATCACCACACAGCAGTTGCTGCTGATCCTACCGAACGCCGGCCAGAAAGCCGGCGTTTTTGCACCCGTCCTGAACACGGCGATGAGCAAGTACCAGATCGTCACCCGCCTGCGCATCGCGGCTTTCATCGCCCAGGTCGGTCATGAGTCCGGTCAGCTGCGTTACGTCCGCGAGCTTTGGGGGCCGACGCCGCAGCAGTTGGGCTACGAGGGCCGCAAAAACCTCGGCAATACCGTTGCGGGTGACGGCTCGAAATTCCGTGGTCGCGGCCTGATTCAGGTGACGGGCCGGGCCAACTATGCCGACTGCGGCGAAGCGCTGGGGCTGGACCTGATCAGCCATCCCGAATTGCTCGAGCTGCCGCAGCACGCCGCAATGTCGGCGGCTTGGTTCTGGCACTGGGCCGCACTCAACACGCTGGCCGACAAGGGCGACTTCCTGACCATCACCAAGCGCATCAATGGTGGCACGAACGGCCTAGCTGATCGGCAGGCTCTGTACGCCCGAGCGCTTGAGGTGCTGGCGTGA
- a CDS encoding DUF2971 domain-containing protein, which produces MNQPEWQLKLKDSLTSLTTSREKIEGMMDIKTPYIPNRLFKCRGFTKNAMNNFIEKTLFCASPDTFNDPYECALQANFYFGNDLDDLLAQAAGELDSLQLEALKSVVESRYEKMSNEVSLAFRSRMMGIYKICSLSERIDSILMWSHYAEDHKGFAMEYDFHQLPRRDMYVRSLWPVLYDAGMLDVSHLFASDDRPDDFNNLFGIAAAIHKTEDWQYEKEWRLIINSNEPLNVPAPLKAVYIGARASEKDRDALIAAANFSGVPVFQMRLAERRFAMTHDPA; this is translated from the coding sequence ATGAATCAACCCGAGTGGCAACTAAAGCTAAAGGACTCTCTTACCTCCCTGACGACGTCTCGTGAAAAAATAGAAGGGATGATGGATATTAAAACGCCATACATTCCAAATAGGTTATTCAAATGTCGTGGCTTTACAAAAAATGCCATGAACAATTTCATTGAAAAAACTCTTTTCTGTGCCAGCCCAGACACCTTCAATGATCCCTATGAATGCGCTCTTCAAGCAAACTTCTATTTCGGCAATGACCTTGATGACCTTCTTGCGCAGGCGGCGGGCGAGCTAGACAGCCTACAGCTTGAGGCCTTAAAAAGCGTTGTAGAATCCCGTTACGAAAAGATGTCGAATGAAGTTTCTCTTGCGTTTAGATCAAGAATGATGGGAATTTATAAGATATGTTCTCTAAGCGAAAGGATTGACTCTATCCTAATGTGGTCGCACTACGCCGAGGACCACAAGGGATTTGCGATGGAATATGATTTCCATCAGTTACCGCGTCGAGATATGTACGTTAGGTCCTTGTGGCCTGTCTTATATGACGCTGGAATGTTAGATGTAAGCCACCTATTTGCAAGCGACGATAGACCTGATGACTTTAATAATCTATTTGGCATAGCTGCAGCAATCCATAAAACCGAAGATTGGCAATATGAGAAAGAATGGCGTTTAATTATAAATAGCAATGAGCCGCTGAATGTACCTGCCCCGCTGAAAGCTGTTTACATAGGGGCCAGGGCTTCCGAGAAAGACAGGGACGCCCTCATAGCAGCTGCTAATTTCAGTGGCGTTCCGGTTTTCCAGATGAGACTGGCCGAGCGGCGGTTTGCGATGACTCACGATCCAGCCTGA